In a genomic window of Comamonadaceae bacterium OTU4NAUVB1:
- the ccsB gene encoding c-type cytochrome biogenesis protein CcsB: MTTTTLTLNDGWIARRNALDWVFAALVALGGLFAFARYGARMDVYEKPILVAALASMVWLGWFWRPLQLLGLVVAAASLLAINSYQGDLARAETVFWLKYFLSSQSAILWMSVLFFMSTVFYWLGLFGGRQGDALEGLGSRIAWAAVAMALIGTMVRWYESHQLGPDIGHIPVSNLYEVFVLFCWLTTAFYLYFEARYATRAMGAFVMLVVSAAVGFLLWYTLVREAHEIQPLVPALQSWWMKLHVPANFIGYGTFALAAMVAFAYLVKEQAQETRWWRLTPIWLLGAALCFVPIAFRQRVQEAGGGYWIGYAAVAALIAAGILLGRRRIAARLPANEVLDDVMYKSIAVGFAFFTIATVLGALWAADAWGGYWSWDPKETWALIVWLNYAAWLHMRLVKGLRGTVAAWWALVGLAVTTFAFLGVNMFLSGLHSYGEL; the protein is encoded by the coding sequence GCATGGACGTCTACGAGAAGCCGATCCTCGTCGCGGCGCTGGCCTCGATGGTCTGGCTGGGCTGGTTCTGGCGACCCTTGCAGCTGCTGGGCCTCGTGGTCGCGGCGGCGTCGCTGCTGGCGATCAACTCCTACCAGGGCGACCTGGCCCGCGCCGAGACGGTGTTCTGGCTCAAGTATTTCCTCTCCAGCCAGTCGGCCATCCTGTGGATGAGCGTGCTGTTCTTCATGAGCACGGTCTTCTACTGGCTCGGCCTGTTCGGCGGCCGCCAGGGCGACGCGCTCGAGGGACTCGGCTCGCGCATCGCCTGGGCGGCGGTCGCGATGGCGCTCATCGGCACCATGGTGCGCTGGTACGAGAGCCACCAGCTCGGCCCGGACATCGGCCACATCCCGGTGAGCAACCTCTACGAGGTGTTCGTGCTGTTCTGCTGGCTCACCACGGCGTTCTACCTGTACTTCGAGGCGCGCTACGCCACGCGCGCCATGGGCGCCTTCGTGATGCTGGTGGTCAGCGCGGCGGTCGGCTTCCTGCTCTGGTACACGCTGGTGCGCGAGGCGCACGAGATCCAGCCGCTGGTGCCGGCGCTGCAGAGCTGGTGGATGAAGCTGCACGTGCCGGCCAACTTCATCGGCTACGGCACCTTCGCGCTGGCCGCGATGGTGGCATTCGCCTACCTGGTGAAGGAACAGGCGCAGGAGACGCGCTGGTGGCGCCTGACGCCGATCTGGCTGCTGGGCGCGGCGCTGTGCTTCGTGCCGATCGCCTTCCGCCAGCGGGTGCAGGAGGCCGGCGGCGGCTACTGGATCGGCTACGCGGCGGTGGCGGCGCTGATCGCCGCGGGCATCCTGCTCGGGCGTCGGCGCATCGCGGCACGCCTGCCGGCCAACGAGGTGCTCGACGACGTCATGTACAAGTCGATCGCCGTCGGCTTCGCGTTCTTCACCATCGCCACCGTGCTCGGCGCCCTCTGGGCGGCCGATGCCTGGGGCGGCTACTGGAGCTGGGACCCCAAGGAGACCTGGGCGCTGATCGTCTGGCTGAACTACGCCGCCTGGCTGCACATGCGGCTGGTGAAGGGCCTGCGCGGCACGGTCGCGGCCTGGTGGGCCCTGGTCGGGCTGGCCGTCACCACCTTCGCCTTCCTCGGCGTCAACATGTTCCTGAGCGGTCTGCACAGCTACGGCGAGTTGTAG
- the msrP gene encoding protein-methionine-sulfoxide reductase catalytic subunit MsrP has product MLIPSRDDGFIHPVPSDITPRHVYEGRRDMLRLLATGAAGTALAGWAARDALAQTVPPGKLAALKNVKSTVAGAQSMEKPTDYKDASTYNNYYEFGTDKADPAKNAGTLKTRPWSVEVEGLVKKPGKYDIEDLLKLSAQEERIYRLRCVEGWSMVIPWVGYSLAELIRKVEPQGNAKYVEFVTLADPKTMPFVGSRVLDWPYTEGLRMDEAMHPLTLLTFGMYGEVLPNQNGAPVRLVVPWKYGFKSAKSIVKIRFVEKEPGTAWNKAAANEYGFYSNVNPNVDHPRWSQATERRIGDGSGLFAKRRKTEMYNGYEAQVASLYAGMDLKKNF; this is encoded by the coding sequence ATGCTGATCCCCTCACGCGACGACGGCTTCATCCACCCCGTGCCCAGCGACATCACGCCACGCCACGTCTACGAGGGCCGCCGCGACATGCTGCGCCTGCTGGCCACCGGCGCGGCCGGCACCGCGCTCGCCGGCTGGGCCGCGCGGGATGCGCTGGCGCAGACGGTTCCCCCGGGCAAGCTCGCCGCGCTCAAGAACGTCAAGTCGACCGTCGCGGGCGCCCAGAGCATGGAAAAGCCGACCGACTACAAGGACGCCTCCACCTACAACAACTACTACGAGTTCGGCACCGACAAGGCCGATCCGGCGAAGAACGCCGGGACCCTGAAGACGCGGCCCTGGAGCGTCGAGGTCGAGGGTCTCGTCAAGAAGCCCGGCAAGTACGACATCGAGGACCTGCTCAAGCTGAGCGCGCAGGAAGAGCGCATCTACCGCCTGCGCTGCGTCGAGGGATGGTCGATGGTCATCCCGTGGGTCGGCTATTCGCTCGCCGAACTCATCAGAAAGGTCGAACCGCAGGGCAACGCCAAGTACGTCGAGTTCGTGACCCTGGCCGATCCCAAGACCATGCCCTTCGTCGGCTCGCGCGTGCTGGACTGGCCCTACACCGAGGGCCTGCGCATGGACGAGGCCATGCATCCGCTCACGCTGCTGACCTTCGGCATGTACGGCGAGGTGCTGCCCAACCAGAACGGCGCGCCGGTGCGTCTGGTGGTGCCGTGGAAGTACGGCTTCAAGTCGGCCAAGTCGATCGTCAAGATCCGCTTCGTCGAGAAGGAGCCGGGCACGGCCTGGAACAAGGCCGCCGCCAACGAATACGGCTTCTATTCCAACGTCAACCCCAACGTCGACCACCCGCGTTGGAGCCAGGCGACCGAGCGCCGCATCGGCGACGGCAGCGGCCTGTTCGCCAAGCGCCGCAAGACGGAGATGTACAACGGCTACGAGGCCCAGGTCGCTTCACTCTACGCCGGCATGGACCTGAAGAAGAACTTCTGA
- a CDS encoding type 4a pilus biogenesis protein PilO, translated as MPKKPSASKARVDVAAAARRLGDQFRDLNPNDPSMWPAVPRNVLHVAAAIMVLVALWFLWLVNSSDELDAARAREVTLKADYQTKVTQAARLDLLKKQREEVRQYVTLLEKQLPSKAEMDALLSDINQAGLGRSLQFELFRPGQVDVKDYYAELPIAIRVTGNYHDMGAFVGDVANLSRIVTLNNLSIAPQKDGTLTMDATARTYRYLDEQEQGLQRRAAASGAKK; from the coding sequence ATGCCGAAAAAACCCTCTGCGTCCAAGGCGCGCGTCGACGTCGCCGCCGCGGCGCGGCGTCTGGGCGACCAGTTCCGCGACCTCAACCCGAACGATCCCTCGATGTGGCCGGCCGTGCCGCGCAACGTGCTGCACGTCGCGGCCGCGATCATGGTGCTGGTGGCGCTGTGGTTCCTGTGGCTGGTGAATTCCAGCGACGAACTCGACGCCGCGCGCGCCAGGGAAGTGACGCTGAAGGCCGACTACCAGACCAAGGTGACCCAGGCTGCGCGGCTCGACCTGCTGAAGAAGCAGCGCGAGGAAGTCCGGCAGTACGTGACGCTGCTGGAGAAGCAGCTTCCGAGCAAGGCCGAGATGGACGCCCTGCTGTCGGACATCAACCAGGCCGGTCTGGGGCGCAGCCTGCAGTTCGAGCTCTTTCGGCCCGGACAGGTCGACGTCAAGGACTACTACGCCGAACTGCCCATCGCGATCCGCGTGACCGGCAACTACCACGACATGGGCGCGTTCGTCGGCGACGTGGCCAACCTGTCGCGCATCGTCACGCTCAACAACCTCTCGATCGCGCCGCAGAAGGACGGCACCCTGACGATGGACGCCACGGCACGCACCTACCGCTACCTCGACGAGCAGGAGCAGGGCCTGCAGCGGCGCGCGGCGGCCTCGGGAGCGAAGAAATGA
- a CDS encoding lipoprotein: protein MLKVRQILVSVLGLCVLGVPLGGCGQKGPLYFPTDPAAANRATLPAVLKAPFSRTDASAAPPAPTTPAPIAIPESFTTPALPLSDYETTR, encoded by the coding sequence ATGTTGAAAGTCCGACAAATTCTAGTGAGCGTCCTCGGCCTCTGCGTCCTCGGGGTCCCTCTCGGGGGTTGTGGCCAGAAGGGACCGCTCTATTTCCCGACCGATCCCGCCGCGGCCAACCGCGCGACGTTGCCGGCCGTGCTGAAGGCGCCGTTCTCGCGCACCGATGCATCCGCGGCGCCGCCCGCCCCGACCACACCGGCCCCGATCGCCATTCCCGAGTCCTTCACGACGCCGGCACTGCCACTTTCCGACTACGAGACGACCCGGTGA
- the cyaY gene encoding iron donor protein CyaY produces MTDPDYMDRAEALLSAVERGCDRINDTTEADIDNQRVGGMITISFPGGSQLIVNLQKPLQEVWLAARSGGYHYRHDGTAWVDTKTGEEFFDNLSREASRQSGLTLRFLPH; encoded by the coding sequence ATGACCGACCCCGACTACATGGACCGTGCCGAAGCCCTGCTCAGCGCCGTCGAAAGAGGATGCGATCGCATCAACGACACGACGGAGGCGGACATCGACAACCAGCGGGTCGGCGGGATGATCACCATCAGCTTTCCCGGTGGCAGCCAGCTGATCGTCAACCTGCAGAAACCCTTGCAGGAGGTCTGGCTGGCGGCCCGCTCGGGCGGCTATCACTACCGCCACGACGGCACCGCGTGGGTCGACACCAAGACCGGCGAGGAGTTCTTCGACAACCTCTCGCGCGAGGCGAGCCGCCAGTCGGGCCTGACCCTGCGCTTCCTGCCCCACTGA
- a CDS encoding PilN domain-containing protein, which translates to MILINLLPHREAARKRRREQFFSVLAASVLMGALVAGAIYLWLGAQISDQRQTNDYLQSEITKLESEIKEISTLQSEIAGLKARQQAVENLQGDRNLPVHLLNELVSQLPDGVYLSSMKQDDRVVTLQGTAQSNERVSELLRNLGTVSPWLTKPELVEITAGSVSLTPRDQRRVANFTMRIGLRRPTDADKPAPAPATPAAVPATKG; encoded by the coding sequence ATGATCCTGATCAACCTGCTGCCGCACCGCGAGGCCGCGCGCAAGCGCCGGCGCGAGCAGTTCTTCTCCGTGCTGGCGGCCTCCGTGCTGATGGGCGCCCTGGTCGCCGGTGCCATCTACCTCTGGCTGGGCGCGCAGATCTCCGACCAGAGGCAGACCAACGACTACCTGCAGTCGGAGATCACCAAGCTGGAGAGCGAGATCAAGGAGATCTCGACCCTGCAGTCAGAGATCGCCGGATTGAAGGCCCGCCAGCAGGCCGTGGAGAACCTCCAGGGCGACCGCAACCTGCCGGTGCACCTGCTCAACGAACTGGTCAGCCAGCTGCCCGACGGCGTCTACCTCTCCAGCATGAAGCAGGACGACCGGGTCGTGACGTTGCAGGGCACGGCGCAATCGAACGAACGCGTCTCCGAACTGCTGCGCAACCTCGGCACCGTCAGCCCGTGGCTGACCAAGCCCGAACTCGTCGAGATCACGGCCGGCTCGGTGTCCCTGACGCCGCGCGACCAGCGGCGCGTGGCGAACTTCACCATGCGCATCGGCCTGCGCCGGCCGACCGATGCCGACAAGCCCGCCCCCGCGCCCGCGACGCCCGCGGCCGTGCCGGCGACCAAGGGCTGA
- the lysA gene encoding diaminopimelate decarboxylase has translation MNAPHSLPALPLPGHPHVARDARGDLCVEALPLAELARAHGTPLFVYSKQWMLDALAAYQRGFEGRDALVCYAMKANSSLGVLRVFAQAGCGFDIVSGGELARVLAAGGDPARVIFSGVGKTRGEMRQALEAGILCFNVESEAELDVLNAVALETADRRARISIRINPNVDPKTHPYISTGLKGNKFGVAHDRALQAYRHAASLPGLEVVGIDCHIGSQITEVSPYLDAVERVLDLVEAIERAGIVLHHLDFGGGLGIDYHYDTPPAADVLWRQLLARLDARGFGGRRIVVEPGRSLVGNAGVCVSEVLYMKPGEAKNFCIVDVAMNDLPRPAMYEAFHQIVPVRAADAAGERTSTTCDVVGPVCESGDWIGRDRELAVQAGDLVAVLSAGAYCMSMASNYNTRGRAAEVLVSGQEARLIRHRETPEDQLRAELRAASLSD, from the coding sequence GTGAACGCCCCCCACTCCCTCCCTGCCCTCCCCCTGCCCGGCCACCCGCACGTCGCCCGGGACGCGCGCGGCGACCTGTGCGTGGAGGCACTGCCGCTGGCCGAACTGGCCCGCGCGCACGGCACGCCGCTCTTCGTCTACTCGAAGCAGTGGATGCTCGACGCGCTCGCGGCCTACCAGCGCGGCTTCGAGGGCCGTGACGCGCTGGTCTGCTATGCGATGAAGGCCAATTCGTCACTCGGCGTGCTGCGGGTCTTCGCGCAGGCGGGCTGCGGCTTCGACATCGTCTCGGGCGGCGAACTCGCGCGCGTGCTGGCCGCCGGCGGCGATCCGGCACGGGTGATCTTCTCGGGCGTGGGCAAGACGCGCGGCGAGATGCGCCAGGCGCTCGAGGCCGGCATCCTGTGCTTCAACGTCGAGAGCGAGGCCGAACTCGACGTGCTCAACGCCGTGGCGCTGGAAACAGCGGACCGGCGCGCGCGCATCAGCATCCGCATCAATCCCAACGTCGATCCGAAGACGCATCCCTACATCTCCACCGGCCTGAAGGGCAACAAGTTCGGCGTGGCGCACGACCGCGCCCTGCAGGCCTACCGGCACGCGGCGTCGCTGCCGGGCCTGGAGGTGGTGGGCATCGACTGCCACATCGGCTCGCAGATCACGGAGGTCTCGCCCTACCTCGACGCGGTGGAGCGCGTGCTCGACCTGGTGGAAGCCATCGAGCGCGCCGGCATCGTCCTGCACCACCTCGATTTCGGGGGAGGTCTGGGCATCGACTATCACTACGACACGCCACCGGCGGCCGACGTGCTGTGGCGCCAGCTGCTCGCCCGGCTCGACGCGCGCGGCTTCGGCGGCCGCCGCATCGTGGTGGAGCCGGGACGCTCGCTCGTGGGCAACGCCGGCGTCTGCGTGAGCGAGGTGCTCTACATGAAGCCGGGCGAAGCGAAGAACTTCTGCATCGTCGACGTGGCCATGAACGACCTGCCGCGCCCCGCGATGTACGAGGCGTTCCACCAGATCGTCCCGGTCCGGGCGGCCGACGCCGCCGGCGAGCGCACGTCGACGACCTGCGACGTCGTCGGACCGGTGTGCGAGAGCGGCGACTGGATCGGCCGGGACCGCGAACTCGCCGTGCAGGCCGGTGATCTGGTGGCCGTGCTCTCCGCCGGCGCCTACTGCATGTCGATGGCGAGCAACTACAACACGCGCGGTCGCGCGGCCGAGGTGCTGGTGAGCGGCCAGGAGGCCCGCCTGATCCGCCACCGCGAGACGCCCGAGGACCAGCTGCGGGCCGAACTGCGGGCGGCGTCGCTCAGCGACTGA
- a CDS encoding PBP1A family penicillin-binding protein: protein MTWLTRIVLWGLGLAAAGVLSVVAVLAVALAVAYPNLPDISDLADYRPKLPLRVFSSEGILIGEFGEERRNLTPIATIPKVMKDAVLAAEDARFYEHGGVDYKGMVRAGLANLNRARSQGASTITMQVARNVYLSSEKTLTRKVYEVLLTFKLEHLLSKDQILEIYLNQIYLGNRAYGFAAASDAYFGKPLQDITIAQAAMLAGLPKAPGANNPVNNPTRARGRQLYVIDRMRDAGFITAEQATEAKKEELHLRDAADPSRLHAEYVAETVRQLMYAQYGDSTYTRGLKVYTSLVAADQAAAYKALRKGIMDYERRQIYRGPEKFVDLPNEAKELDEAVDDALAEHPDNGDLMAAVVLKAGPREVVAIRGNGETIQITGDGLKLPQSGLSDKAPPNIKIRRGAVIRVMRTGPKNLPEITQLPEVEGAFVAVDPRDGAVKAMVGGFDFGKNKFNHVTQAWRQPGSSFKPFIYSAALEKGFSPATVINDAPLFFDAGTTGGQPWEPKNYDGTFEGPMSMRRALMKSKNMVSIRILQSIGTRYAQDWVTNFGFERTKHPAYLPMALGSGSVTPMQMATAYSVFANGGYRVNPYLVTRITDHRDKVLVETQPPLLNETMRAIPQRNAYVMDSLLQSVASGGTAAKAQSTLKRNDIYGKTGTTNDSLDAWFAGFQPTMAAVAWMGYDTPRKLGDRETGGGLSLPIWISYMETALKGVPVADPGPPPAGVMSIGGELYYDDFGPGRGVASLGVEQAPPQPVEVTPGGEPASPQPPPEERNRILDMFRN, encoded by the coding sequence GTGACATGGCTCACGCGCATCGTCCTGTGGGGGCTGGGTCTGGCCGCCGCCGGCGTGCTCAGCGTGGTGGCCGTGCTGGCGGTCGCCCTGGCGGTCGCCTACCCCAACCTGCCCGACATCTCCGACCTGGCCGACTACCGACCCAAGCTGCCGCTGCGGGTGTTCTCCTCCGAGGGCATCCTGATCGGTGAGTTCGGCGAGGAACGCCGCAACCTGACGCCCATCGCCACCATCCCCAAGGTCATGAAGGACGCGGTCCTGGCCGCCGAGGACGCCCGGTTCTACGAGCACGGCGGCGTCGACTACAAGGGCATGGTGCGCGCCGGTCTCGCCAACCTGAACCGCGCGCGCAGCCAGGGGGCCTCGACCATCACGATGCAGGTGGCACGCAACGTCTACCTCAGTTCCGAGAAGACGCTGACGCGCAAGGTGTACGAGGTCCTGCTGACCTTCAAGCTCGAACACCTGCTGAGCAAGGACCAGATCCTGGAGATCTACCTCAACCAGATCTACCTGGGCAACCGCGCCTACGGCTTCGCGGCCGCCTCCGACGCCTACTTCGGCAAACCGCTGCAGGACATCACGATCGCCCAGGCGGCGATGCTCGCCGGCCTGCCCAAGGCGCCCGGCGCGAACAACCCCGTCAACAACCCGACGCGCGCCCGGGGCCGACAGCTCTACGTCATCGACCGCATGCGCGACGCCGGCTTCATCACCGCCGAACAGGCGACCGAGGCCAAGAAAGAGGAATTGCACCTGCGCGATGCCGCCGACCCGAGCCGGCTGCACGCCGAGTACGTGGCCGAGACGGTGCGCCAGCTGATGTATGCGCAGTACGGCGACAGCACCTACACGCGCGGCCTGAAGGTCTACACGTCCCTGGTGGCCGCCGACCAGGCCGCCGCGTACAAGGCGCTGCGCAAGGGCATCATGGATTACGAGCGCCGCCAGATCTATCGGGGCCCGGAGAAATTCGTCGACCTGCCCAACGAAGCGAAGGAGCTCGACGAGGCCGTCGACGACGCGCTGGCCGAGCATCCCGACAACGGCGACCTGATGGCCGCGGTGGTCCTGAAGGCCGGCCCGCGCGAGGTCGTGGCCATCCGCGGCAACGGCGAGACGATCCAGATCACCGGCGACGGGCTCAAGCTGCCGCAGTCGGGTCTGTCCGACAAGGCGCCGCCGAACATCAAGATCCGCCGTGGCGCGGTCATCCGCGTCATGCGCACCGGACCGAAGAACCTGCCCGAGATCACCCAGTTGCCCGAGGTCGAGGGCGCCTTCGTGGCCGTCGACCCGCGCGACGGCGCCGTCAAGGCGATGGTGGGGGGCTTCGACTTCGGCAAGAACAAGTTCAACCACGTGACGCAGGCGTGGCGCCAGCCGGGCTCGAGCTTCAAGCCCTTCATCTACTCGGCGGCGCTGGAAAAGGGCTTCTCGCCGGCCACCGTGATCAACGACGCCCCGCTGTTCTTCGACGCCGGCACCACCGGCGGCCAGCCGTGGGAGCCCAAGAACTACGACGGCACCTTCGAGGGCCCGATGTCGATGCGCCGGGCGCTGATGAAGTCGAAGAACATGGTCTCGATCCGCATCCTGCAGTCGATCGGCACGCGCTATGCACAGGACTGGGTCACCAACTTCGGCTTCGAGCGCACCAAGCATCCGGCCTACCTGCCGATGGCCCTGGGTTCCGGCTCGGTCACGCCCATGCAGATGGCGACCGCCTATTCGGTGTTCGCCAACGGCGGCTATCGCGTCAATCCGTACCTGGTCACGCGCATCACCGACCATCGCGACAAGGTGCTCGTCGAGACGCAGCCGCCACTGCTCAACGAGACGATGCGCGCCATCCCGCAGCGCAACGCCTACGTCATGGACAGCCTGCTGCAGTCGGTGGCCAGCGGCGGGACGGCCGCCAAGGCGCAGTCGACGCTCAAGCGCAACGACATCTACGGCAAGACCGGCACCACCAACGATTCGCTCGACGCCTGGTTCGCCGGCTTCCAGCCCACCATGGCGGCGGTCGCCTGGATGGGCTACGACACGCCGCGCAAGCTGGGCGACCGGGAAACCGGCGGCGGACTGAGCCTGCCGATCTGGATCAGCTACATGGAGACCGCGCTCAAGGGCGTGCCGGTCGCCGACCCCGGACCACCGCCCGCGGGCGTCATGAGCATCGGCGGCGAGCTGTACTACGACGACTTCGGTCCGGGCCGCGGCGTTGCCAGCCTGGGCGTCGAGCAGGCACCGCCGCAACCGGTGGAGGTGACGCCGGGCGGCGAACCCGCCAGCCCGCAGCCGCCACCCGAGGAACGCAACCGCATCCTCGACATGTTCCGCAACTGA
- a CDS encoding pilus assembly protein PilM, with translation MIELGSLFRRQPGALIGLDVSSSSVKLVELGREASGRLVLEHCAIEPLERGWINDGNVEKFDEVAEAVRRVVRKSGTRTRNVAMALPPSAVITKKIVLPGGMSEQELELQVESEANQYIPFSLEEVSLDFCVIGDSASSAGDVEVLIAASRKEKVQDRQGLAEAAGLKAVILDVESYASRMATSRLIEQLPNQGVDAVVALFEVGAFTTSMQVLRNQEVLYDRDQAFGGAQLTQLVVRQYGFSNEEAEIKKRSGDLPDDYGAAVLQPFVASIAQEIARALQFFFTSTPHNRVDYVLLAGGSAALPGLTSAVTRQTSFACSLVNPFEGMEVSAAIREKKMRREAPSYLTSCGLAMRRFLQ, from the coding sequence TTGATTGAACTTGGATCCCTGTTTCGACGACAGCCTGGCGCCCTGATCGGGCTCGACGTCAGTTCATCGAGCGTGAAGCTGGTCGAGCTCGGGCGCGAGGCCAGCGGCCGGCTGGTGCTCGAGCACTGCGCGATCGAGCCGCTCGAGCGGGGCTGGATCAACGACGGCAACGTGGAGAAGTTCGACGAGGTCGCCGAGGCCGTGCGCCGCGTGGTGCGCAAGAGCGGCACGCGCACGCGCAACGTCGCGATGGCGTTGCCGCCCTCGGCGGTCATCACCAAGAAGATCGTCCTGCCCGGTGGCATGAGCGAGCAGGAACTCGAATTGCAGGTCGAATCGGAGGCCAACCAGTACATCCCGTTCTCCCTGGAGGAGGTCAGCCTGGATTTCTGCGTCATCGGCGACAGCGCCAGTTCCGCGGGCGACGTGGAGGTGCTGATCGCCGCCTCGCGCAAGGAGAAGGTCCAGGACCGCCAGGGCCTGGCCGAGGCCGCCGGCCTGAAGGCCGTGATCCTCGACGTCGAGTCGTATGCGTCGCGCATGGCCACGTCGCGGTTGATCGAGCAGCTCCCCAACCAGGGCGTGGATGCCGTGGTGGCGCTGTTCGAGGTCGGTGCCTTCACCACGAGCATGCAGGTGCTGCGCAACCAGGAAGTGCTCTACGACCGCGACCAGGCGTTCGGTGGTGCGCAGCTCACCCAGCTCGTCGTGCGCCAGTACGGCTTCTCGAACGAGGAGGCCGAGATCAAGAAGCGCAGCGGCGACCTGCCCGACGACTACGGCGCCGCCGTGCTGCAGCCCTTCGTGGCGAGCATCGCGCAGGAGATCGCGCGGGCGCTGCAGTTCTTCTTCACCAGCACGCCGCACAACCGCGTCGACTACGTGCTGCTCGCGGGCGGGTCGGCCGCGTTGCCGGGCCTCACGAGCGCCGTGACGCGACAGACCTCCTTCGCCTGCTCGCTGGTCAATCCTTTCGAAGGCATGGAAGTCAGCGCCGCCATCCGCGAGAAGAAGATGCGGCGCGAAGCCCCGTCCTACCTGACCTCGTGCGGCCTGGCGATGCGAAGGTTCCTGCAATGA
- a CDS encoding pilus assembly protein PilP, whose amino-acid sequence MSTVRKAACLGAVVVVLAGCAGSDRDDLQAWMAEQRAQAKPTITPIVAPKKFTPQAYTQEAGTEPFNIAKLTQALRRDAAQPSTSGLIAPELSRRKEALESFPLDAMEMVGSLQGSGQPVALVRVDKLIYQVRAGNYLGLNYGRVLRVGENQLTLREIVQDASGEWIERPAALELQEKSK is encoded by the coding sequence ATGAGCACCGTGCGCAAGGCGGCATGTCTCGGCGCCGTCGTCGTCGTGTTGGCGGGATGCGCGGGCTCCGACCGCGATGACCTGCAGGCCTGGATGGCCGAGCAGCGCGCGCAGGCCAAGCCGACGATCACGCCGATCGTCGCGCCCAAGAAATTCACGCCGCAGGCCTACACGCAGGAAGCGGGCACCGAGCCGTTCAACATCGCCAAGCTGACCCAGGCCCTGCGACGCGATGCCGCGCAGCCCAGCACGTCCGGCCTGATCGCGCCGGAACTCTCGCGCCGCAAGGAGGCGCTCGAGTCGTTTCCGCTCGACGCCATGGAGATGGTGGGCAGCCTGCAGGGCAGCGGCCAGCCGGTGGCGCTGGTGCGTGTCGACAAGCTGATCTACCAGGTGCGGGCGGGCAACTACCTGGGTCTGAACTACGGGCGCGTGCTGCGCGTCGGCGAGAACCAGCTCACCCTGCGCGAGATCGTGCAGGACGCCTCCGGGGAATGGATCGAACGCCCAGCCGCGCTGGAGCTGCAAGAGAAGTCGAAATGA
- a CDS encoding sulfoxide reductase heme-binding subunit YedZ, protein MNKLLLHPAAKPVVFLLCLLPFAWLAYGAFTDALGANPAEYLIRATGDWTLRFLCIVLAVTPVRVTLGLNGLARLRRMLGLFMYFYVVVHLLSYGWFDMGFDLGEIARDIVKRPFILVGFAAFVLLTPLAATSFNRAIKALGAKRWQALHKLVYVIAGLGLLHFFWMRAGKNNFTEVFVYAAIIGVLMGWRVWDFGRKRKARSANARTVAASGGRATAPPRPLSR, encoded by the coding sequence GTGAACAAGCTGCTGCTCCACCCCGCGGCCAAGCCGGTCGTGTTCCTGCTGTGCCTGCTGCCGTTCGCATGGCTGGCCTATGGCGCCTTCACCGACGCACTGGGCGCGAACCCCGCCGAATACCTGATCCGCGCGACCGGCGACTGGACGCTGCGCTTCCTGTGCATCGTGCTGGCCGTCACGCCGGTGCGCGTGACGCTCGGGCTCAACGGCCTCGCGCGCCTGCGTCGCATGCTGGGCCTGTTCATGTACTTCTACGTCGTCGTCCACCTGCTGAGCTATGGCTGGTTCGACATGGGTTTCGATCTGGGAGAGATCGCGCGCGACATCGTCAAGCGGCCGTTCATCTTGGTGGGCTTCGCGGCGTTCGTGCTGCTCACGCCCCTGGCGGCCACGTCGTTCAACCGGGCGATCAAGGCATTGGGCGCCAAGCGCTGGCAGGCGCTGCACAAGCTGGTCTACGTGATCGCCGGCCTCGGGCTGCTGCATTTCTTCTGGATGCGCGCGGGCAAGAACAACTTCACGGAAGTCTTCGTCTATGCCGCCATCATCGGCGTGCTGATGGGATGGCGCGTCTGGGATTTCGGGCGCAAGCGCAAGGCCAGGTCGGCGAACGCGCGGACGGTGGCGGCGTCGGGCGGACGCGCCACCGCGCCGCCGCGTCCGCTCAGTCGCTGA